One segment of Gammaproteobacteria bacterium DNA contains the following:
- the aroC gene encoding chorismate synthase, with the protein MSGNTFGKLFTVTTFGESHGPALGAIVDGCPPGLELSEADLQQDLERRRPGKSRHTTQRREPDAVRILSGVFEGQTTGAPIGLLIENVDQRSKDYSEIMDRFRPGHADYTYHHKYGLRDYRGGGRSSARETAMRVAAGAIARKYLRERYGVQIRGYLAQLGPIRPAKVVWEEVDNNPFFCPDPDKVTELEVFMDALRKSGDSIGARVTVVATGAPPGWGEPVFDRLDADIAHALMSINAVKGVEIGAGFACVEQRGTEHRDELSPEGFLSNHAGGMLGGISTGQDIIASIALKPTSSIRLPGRTINIHGEPVEVVTEGRHDPCVGIRATPIAEAMLALVLMDHALRHRAQNLDVRSTTPVIAPSPPTPL; encoded by the coding sequence ATGTCCGGTAATACCTTTGGCAAGCTGTTCACGGTCACCACCTTTGGCGAAAGCCACGGTCCAGCGCTTGGGGCGATTGTGGACGGTTGTCCCCCCGGTCTGGAGCTGTCCGAGGCCGACTTGCAACAGGACCTGGAGCGGCGGCGGCCGGGCAAAAGCCGGCATACCACCCAGCGGCGTGAACCGGATGCGGTGCGCATTCTGTCCGGAGTCTTCGAGGGTCAAACGACAGGCGCGCCTATTGGGCTGCTGATTGAAAACGTGGACCAGCGATCGAAGGATTATAGCGAGATTATGGATCGTTTTCGTCCGGGTCACGCTGACTATACCTATCATCACAAGTACGGGTTACGCGATTATCGGGGCGGGGGACGGTCCTCGGCGCGGGAAACAGCGATGCGGGTGGCGGCTGGCGCCATTGCCCGGAAATACCTGCGCGAACGCTACGGCGTACAAATTCGCGGCTATCTGGCCCAGCTTGGCCCGATCCGTCCCGCCAAAGTGGTCTGGGAGGAAGTCGATAACAATCCATTCTTTTGCCCGGACCCGGATAAAGTGACCGAACTGGAAGTATTCATGGATGCGCTGCGCAAGTCCGGCGATTCGATTGGCGCGCGGGTGACTGTTGTGGCGACGGGCGCGCCGCCGGGCTGGGGAGAACCGGTGTTCGACCGGCTGGATGCGGACATTGCCCATGCCTTGATGAGCATCAACGCGGTCAAGGGCGTGGAAATCGGCGCGGGGTTCGCCTGCGTCGAGCAGCGCGGCACAGAACATCGCGACGAGCTGTCTCCTGAAGGATTTTTAAGCAATCACGCCGGGGGGATGCTGGGCGGAATTTCCACCGGCCAGGACATCATCGCCAGCATCGCCCTGAAACCGACCTCCAGCATTCGATTGCCGGGGCGGACTATCAACATTCATGGTGAACCGGTGGAAGTTGTTACCGAGGGCCGGCACGATCCCTGTGTCGGCATCCGTGCAACGCCGATTGCCGAGGCCATGCTGGCGCTGGTGCTGATGGATCACGCCTTGCGCCACCGTGCGCAGAATCTAGATGTGCGTTCAACGACGCCGGTGATTGCGCCCTCTCCGCCAACCCCACTATAG
- a CDS encoding DUF3782 domain-containing protein produces MSTTYEDILQLFREVAEAQKETERKFQETERLLKERSQDTDRKFQETDQKIKSMATAIHKLGDRLGDYIEDAVRPAAVRLFQERGIAVHEVHQNVSAQRGIEGIEVDLLVVNDTDVIAIECKSLLSVDDVNEHRERLDKLKRLLPTYANKRVLGAVSAMVIPDNVAQYAYRQGFYVIGQSGEQLVIRNDERFQPKAW; encoded by the coding sequence ATGTCCACCACTTACGAAGATATCTTGCAATTATTTCGAGAAGTTGCCGAAGCGCAAAAAGAGACGGAGCGCAAATTTCAGGAGACCGAGCGGTTGCTCAAAGAGCGTTCGCAAGACACGGACCGCAAGTTTCAGGAGACCGATCAGAAGATCAAATCCATGGCGACGGCGATTCATAAATTGGGTGATCGTTTAGGCGACTACATTGAAGACGCCGTGCGGCCAGCAGCGGTGCGACTGTTTCAGGAACGCGGGATCGCGGTTCATGAAGTGCACCAGAACGTCAGCGCACAACGCGGAATCGAAGGGATTGAAGTGGATTTACTGGTGGTCAATGACACGGACGTGATTGCGATTGAATGCAAAAGCCTGCTGTCGGTGGACGATGTGAATGAACATCGCGAGCGACTGGACAAACTTAAACGGTTATTGCCGACTTATGCGAACAAACGGGTGCTTGGCGCTGTATCGGCGATGGTGATTCCGGACAATGTGGCCCAATATGCCTATCGACAAGGATTTTATGTGATTGGCCAGAGCGGGGAACAGTTAGTGATTCGCAACGATGAACGCTTTCAGCCTAAAGCGTGGTAG
- a CDS encoding protein kinase, giving the protein MHIPGFQIERELGQGGMAIVYLALQQSLHRHVALKVIKPVLTTDEEFAQRFLREGRIIAQLSDPHIVTVYDIASHEGNYYLSMEYLPGGTLQQRIRKGLELTETLSIGRAIAGALHYAHRRGVIHRDIKPQNILFRENGQPVLTDFGIAKTLGANSIMTRTGLSLGTPRYMSPEQIRGQGVDARADLYSFGVLFYEMLTGNVPYTAEDSFALAMMHVTSPVPEVPPHLRRFQPLLNKLLEKDPNQRFQSGQQVIAAIDAVEAGDFDLLSVTDPAQPVVTPGARPSRGLGWKIGIPVAALAGAALAGGYWFLYRPTIRPAPPPVVSTPVKPLLETPVAAIPPATAPVQTPAVDVDTQTPPVEAQEQQRQARLQAEQFFEQAQRARQDGALQVSLAYIEQGLQAMPDHPDLLSLKQNVLRQQMDLQRQEEEARRQAEAMEREKAETAQRQRQADEYLTQALDEQRRHAYETSLLRIEQGLQQVPDHQRLLALRQAVRKQLREDRAAPPAPVVKPPVDDSARIAALLNECAAHLRANRLTVGQGGNAADCYNEVLKLDRGNAEALAGIDRIAERYAELVSAAIKDGNLSRARSYLSRMESIDPNYAQLPRLRQQLALAEIPKPIAAPPAPKSEPPPPAPEPQMPVVPPIDLVSVPQPAEQASRTVLEQKPEMVATTSPEPPAVTPKPPPPAVKPVKPESPERQVATLGRQAPNCLSGNCENGQGTYRYPDGSEYSGDFRNAKMHGQGTYVYAGRGEKYVGEWRNGVINGQGTYYYRSGNRYDGQWRNGRKNGQGVYLYANRGDRYEGQFANDRPNGQGTYYYSNGDRYEGEWRNGRKHGQGVLYEGGQKIVGEWRNDQKVRVQIAQ; this is encoded by the coding sequence ATGCATATTCCAGGTTTTCAGATTGAGCGCGAACTCGGACAAGGCGGCATGGCGATCGTTTATCTCGCCCTTCAACAGTCATTGCATCGCCACGTCGCGCTGAAAGTCATCAAGCCAGTGTTGACTACTGATGAAGAATTCGCCCAGCGTTTCCTGCGCGAGGGCCGTATCATCGCGCAACTCAGCGATCCACATATCGTCACGGTCTATGATATTGCCTCCCATGAAGGTAATTATTATCTGTCGATGGAGTATTTGCCGGGTGGCACCTTGCAACAGCGCATCCGCAAGGGCCTTGAATTGACGGAGACCTTGAGCATTGGACGGGCGATCGCGGGCGCTTTGCATTATGCGCATCGACGCGGCGTGATCCACCGGGATATTAAACCGCAAAATATCCTGTTCCGCGAAAATGGCCAGCCGGTGCTGACCGATTTTGGCATCGCCAAGACCTTGGGCGCGAATTCAATCATGACGCGCACCGGGCTATCGCTAGGCACCCCACGCTACATGAGTCCGGAACAAATTCGCGGTCAGGGGGTGGATGCTCGCGCCGACCTCTACAGTTTCGGCGTCCTGTTCTACGAAATGCTGACCGGCAATGTGCCCTACACGGCGGAAGATAGCTTTGCGCTGGCTATGATGCATGTGACGTCGCCCGTGCCTGAAGTGCCGCCGCATCTCAGGCGTTTTCAGCCCTTACTGAACAAATTGTTGGAGAAAGATCCCAACCAGCGTTTTCAAAGCGGTCAGCAAGTGATCGCGGCAATTGACGCTGTCGAAGCTGGCGACTTTGATCTGCTCAGCGTGACCGATCCAGCGCAACCGGTTGTGACTCCCGGGGCGCGACCGAGCCGTGGACTGGGCTGGAAAATCGGCATACCTGTGGCGGCGTTGGCGGGCGCAGCGCTGGCGGGCGGCTACTGGTTTCTATACCGGCCCACGATCCGACCCGCACCACCGCCGGTGGTTTCAACGCCAGTGAAGCCGCTGCTTGAAACGCCCGTCGCGGCAATACCGCCAGCCACCGCGCCGGTTCAGACCCCCGCAGTAGATGTTGATACTCAGACTCCACCGGTGGAGGCGCAGGAACAGCAACGTCAAGCCCGTTTGCAAGCCGAACAGTTCTTTGAACAGGCGCAGCGCGCCCGCCAGGATGGAGCCTTGCAAGTCAGTCTGGCGTACATTGAGCAGGGCTTGCAGGCGATGCCCGATCATCCGGACCTGTTGAGCTTGAAGCAGAACGTTTTGCGGCAGCAGATGGACCTGCAACGCCAAGAAGAGGAGGCCCGTCGACAGGCTGAGGCGATGGAGCGCGAGAAGGCTGAAACGGCGCAGCGCCAGCGCCAGGCGGATGAGTACCTGACTCAAGCGCTGGACGAACAGCGCCGACACGCCTATGAGACCAGCCTGTTGCGCATTGAGCAGGGCTTGCAGCAGGTTCCCGACCATCAACGCTTGCTGGCGTTGCGCCAGGCGGTCCGCAAGCAATTGCGTGAGGATCGGGCCGCGCCGCCTGCGCCAGTCGTTAAACCACCCGTCGATGACAGCGCTAGAATTGCTGCGTTATTAAACGAATGCGCGGCCCACCTACGGGCCAATCGGCTGACCGTCGGGCAAGGTGGTAATGCGGCGGATTGTTACAACGAAGTGCTAAAGCTGGATCGCGGCAACGCGGAAGCCTTAGCCGGAATCGACCGCATCGCCGAGCGCTACGCGGAGCTGGTGAGTGCAGCAATCAAGGATGGCAATCTCTCTCGCGCTAGGAGTTACCTGAGCCGGATGGAGTCCATCGACCCAAACTACGCGCAACTGCCCCGGTTGCGCCAACAGTTGGCGCTGGCCGAAATTCCAAAACCAATTGCTGCTCCGCCCGCGCCTAAATCGGAACCACCGCCTCCCGCTCCTGAACCGCAAATGCCGGTTGTGCCGCCGATTGATCTGGTGTCGGTGCCGCAACCTGCGGAGCAAGCATCCAGGACCGTGCTAGAGCAGAAACCGGAAATGGTTGCAACGACCTCGCCAGAACCGCCCGCCGTTACCCCGAAACCACCGCCTCCAGCAGTTAAACCGGTTAAACCCGAATCGCCGGAGCGCCAAGTCGCCACTCTCGGGCGCCAAGCGCCCAACTGTCTCAGCGGCAATTGCGAAAATGGTCAGGGAACCTACCGTTACCCGGATGGCAGTGAGTATTCTGGGGACTTCCGCAACGCCAAAATGCATGGTCAGGGGACTTATGTCTACGCCGGACGGGGCGAAAAATATGTAGGTGAATGGCGCAACGGAGTCATCAATGGGCAAGGAACCTACTACTATCGCAGCGGTAACCGCTACGATGGACAATGGCGGAACGGTCGCAAGAATGGCCAGGGAGTTTACCTTTACGCCAATCGTGGCGATCGCTATGAAGGGCAATTCGCTAACGATCGGCCGAATGGTCAGGGAACCTATTATTACAGCAACGGGGATCGCTACGAGGGTGAATGGCGCAACGGCCGCAAGCACGGCCAGGGAGTGCTCTACGAGGGTGGCCAGAAAATTGTTGGCGAATGGCGCAACGACCAGAAGGTTCGGGTCCAGATTGCGCAATAG
- a CDS encoding endonuclease/exonuclease/phosphatase family protein, which translates to MSSIFRIRLAGLLDAASALACIATLAGLAGQFWWMFDLAAHFRVQYALVLGLGAISALIQRHRRWTVVFAGFTLLNIVLLTPRLLPGAEAVTRNDEPVFRVLLANINSAHRDPAAIHRAITDEHPDFILLLEITPWMLDQLANLADGYPYRVAEPREDNFGIALFSRQPFLKSEIFRWGPAELPSILAEIPVGQHRFTLLGTHPPPPVSAELSQSRNEQLALLTQRVRQARQPLLLLGDLNLSPWSPWFGQLLTDSGLQDSANGRGIQPTWPVSWPPLWIPIDHALFSEGIQIRRRAVGADLGSDHFPIVVEFQVTRR; encoded by the coding sequence ATGTCATCTATCTTTCGCATTCGTCTAGCCGGTCTACTGGACGCGGCTAGCGCTTTGGCCTGTATTGCTACCTTGGCGGGATTAGCCGGCCAGTTCTGGTGGATGTTCGATCTGGCGGCGCATTTCCGGGTTCAGTATGCGCTCGTGCTGGGGCTTGGCGCGATCTCGGCGCTAATCCAGCGTCATCGGCGTTGGACGGTGGTTTTCGCCGGCTTCACTCTGCTTAACATAGTCCTGCTCACACCGCGCCTCTTGCCCGGGGCCGAGGCGGTAACCCGCAATGATGAGCCGGTCTTTCGGGTATTGCTGGCCAATATCAACTCGGCGCATCGCGATCCCGCCGCGATCCATCGCGCGATTACCGATGAGCATCCTGATTTCATTTTGCTGTTGGAAATCACGCCGTGGATGCTGGATCAATTGGCGAATCTGGCTGACGGCTATCCGTATCGCGTCGCTGAACCCCGGGAGGATAATTTTGGTATCGCTTTATTCAGTCGGCAGCCATTTCTGAAAAGTGAAATTTTTCGCTGGGGGCCTGCTGAGTTGCCCTCTATCCTGGCTGAAATCCCAGTCGGCCAGCATCGTTTCACCTTGCTGGGAACCCATCCACCGCCGCCAGTGAGCGCCGAACTGAGTCAGAGCCGTAATGAACAATTAGCCCTGTTGACTCAGCGCGTCCGGCAAGCTCGCCAACCGTTGCTTCTGCTGGGCGATCTGAATCTTTCGCCCTGGTCACCCTGGTTTGGCCAGCTGCTGACCGATTCCGGTTTGCAGGATAGCGCGAATGGGCGCGGCATTCAGCCAACCTGGCCCGTGAGTTGGCCGCCTTTGTGGATTCCCATTGATCACGCGCTGTTTTCAGAGGGTATCCAGATTCGCCGTCGCGCAGTCGGCGCTGATCTGGGTTCGGACCACTTTCCGATCGTGGTTGAATTTCAAGTAACAAGACGATAG